Proteins encoded together in one Accipiter gentilis chromosome 16, bAccGen1.1, whole genome shotgun sequence window:
- the GCM1 gene encoding chorion-specific transcription factor GCMa translates to MLKGADDVVLEQEDSAFRHGEMTSWDINDIKLPQDVRQIDWFQEWPDSYVKHIYSSEDKNAQRHHSSWAMRNTNNHNSRILKKSCLGVVVCGNDCSTLDGKKIYLRPAICDKARQKQQRKCCPNCSGPLRLLSCRGHGGYPVTNFWRHEGQFIFFQSKGAHDHPRPETKLEAEARRSIQKAQMAFSPSSPRLKRIREIESLTGAMPTREALPSLLSEPDASIPPAHFGRHLSKNSQELTLGSRSGQPPYPRACGEDGGCGEAPTWSRIPALRRTPGPRRPGGGPAVPTAHPPCAAPSRTGTQHVLPVTEGGHDDGFRPNAGPLGDDSCEEKPPLAYSGRCLPPPPYPAPQGGPCPTASGAHHLRQLWAPPEGSEGDGGRHMGLGCCSDDMVFNPYPLR, encoded by the exons atgctgaaaggtGCAGATGATGTTGTGTTGGAGCAGGAGGACTCTGCTTTCCGACATGGAGAAATGACAAGTTGGGATATCAATGACATCAAACTTCCCCAG GACGTAAGACAGATAGACTGGTTTCAAGAATGGCCAGATTCCTATGTAAAACATATCTATAGCTCAGAGGATAAAAATGCACAGAGGCATCACAGCAGCTGGGCCATGAGAAACACCAACAACCACAACTCTCGCATCTTAAAAAAGTCCTGCCTCGGGGTGGTGGTCTGCGGCAACGACTGCTCGACTTTGGATGGGAAGAAGATCTACCTAAGGCCAGCCATATGTGATAAAGCTAGGCAGAAACAACAGC GGAAATGCTGTCCAAACTGCAGTGGACCCCTGCGGCTCCTTTCCTGCCGAGGCCATGGTGGTTACCCAGTTACCAACTTCTGGAGGCACGAAGGCCAATTCATATTTTTTCAG TCCAAAGGAGCTCATGACCATCCACGTCCAGAAACAAAACTAGAAGCAGAAGCAAGAAGATCAATCCAAAAAGCACAGATGGctttttctccatcttctccaAGATTAAAAAGAATCCGGGAGATTGAG TCTCTGACAGGTGCAATGCCGACGCGGGAGGCTTTGCCTTCGCTTCTTTCCGAGCCGGATGCTTCCATACCGCCTGCTCATTTCGGGAGACATTTAAGCAAAAACTCCCAGGAGCTGACACTGGGCAGCCGCTCTGGGCAGCCGCCGTACCCAAGAGCATGTGGGGAGGACGGGGGCTGCGGAGAGGCGCCCACCTGGAGCAGGATCCCAGCCCTCAGGAGGACCCCCGGCCCCAGGAGGCCTGGCGGTGGCCCTGCCGTCCCCACGGCCCACCCGCCTTGCGCAGCCCCTTCCCGCACCGGCACCCAGCACGTCCTGCCCGTGACAGAGGGCGGCCATGATGACGGCTTCAGGCCTAACGCTGGCCCTTTGGGGGATGACTCCTGTGAGGAGAAACCCCCGCTGGCCTACAGCGGCCGCTGCCTCCCTCCGCCACCCTACCCTGCACCTCAGGGCGGGCCCTGCCCCACAGCGAGCGGGGCACACCACCTCCGCCAGCTTTGGGCTCCTCCGGAGGGGAGCGAAGGAGACGGAGGGCGCCATATGGGTCTCGGCTGCTGCAGTGACGACATGGTTTTTAACCCGTACCCCTTACGGTGA